The DNA sequence AATATCTGACATAAAAACGTAAATCAACTTACAAAAATAGTCAATGGAAACGGGAATTAAAATACCAAAACCGTGATTTAATATTTAATTATCAACATTTTTGCCTGTTTATCCCCAATCAATTTTTTTAATGTTTGTAATGAAGGGCGTTAGCAAGTTAATTGCTTGAATCCGGAAATTTTCATTTCAGCAGCCATGAAAAACAGGACAAAAACAAGACATTCAGAGAGATTTAAGTTAATTTTTAAGAAAAATGCCCCTATTCTATAATAAAATAAGGGCACTTACAGCTAGTTTATACAAAAAAATTAATAGTGTGTTTTATATTTTAATCCTCAAAGACAAGCTTTCTTTTCTTCTCTCTTTTAGGAATTCCATGGATTTTATCGTACAGGTAAGCAAAGAGATTCGGTTTTTTATAAATCCTGCTGTATCTGTACTTCGTGTTGAAATGACGGATATGGATTTTATAGGCATCATACCCGATTACAATCAACAAACATATACTGATCACATAGAATACCCTGAACTCAAGGTAGTAATAGGTCAATCCTGAGAATACCGCTCCCATTACGTAAGCAAGCATAATACTCATCAGAAGTTTTGCTCTGCCAATAAGCTCTCCATTTTTTCTGTATTTTTTCTGCGTAAACATAGATACCAGAATTCCTAAATCGGTGGTTGTTCCGGTAAGGTGGGTCGTTTTCACAGAGAAGTTGGAGATACTTGCGGTAAGACCGTTTTGCAGTCCGGTGGCAAAAAGCATCAATGCTACTAAATATTCTGTTTCTTCTAATGTTTTCTGGTAATAAAACTGTCCGTACACTCCTACAAACAAAAGACATATGATTTCCAGCACAATGGGCATAGAATGGGCAAAATATTTACTTTTCTTGTTAAAGTTGATCACAATAAAGTTAGACAGGAAGCTTCCGAAGAAGAATAAAAAGATCCATCCGCCTACCACAGCTACCTGTGTCCAGTTTCCTTTACTTATTTCTGCCGCTAAAATAGCGTAGTGTCCCGTTACGTTCGATGTAAAAGAGAGAAATATCAATAGGGAAGCAATGTTTATAGTACCCGCCGTAAAGGCAGTCAGCGTCCCCAACCTGATATTGTCTCCCAGTGTCCTGCTGTTACTATAATTTCTTAACATTTTTTATTTTTTTAAATTGTGTTTTATTTAGACCTCTACAAAGATCTCTGCCAGCCTTCCTCTTTCCGGAAGTCTTTCTCTTACTTCAACGGTAATTTCATGGGATTGCAGCTCTTTGCATTTTTTGATGTAAGGAATCAGATCAAACTTCCCTTTTCCTTTACTCTTAATAGACGGAGAATAATAAGCCTCTTCAATATTTTCTGCCTTTACATATTGGTTGAATGTTCTTTGGAAACTTCCCGTAAAGACATCACAGGTGATTTTGTTAACCAGATGAGGATATTTATTACTGATAATTCCAAAAGCATCACAGAATTCTGCAGGCCTGATTTTATTAAAAACTGATGTTTTGGTACTAAACAAAAGGTCTCTGATAGAATCTCCGGCATCATATCCGGAAGTCAGAAGAATATTATATTGGTTCTGGTCTTCTGATGCATCTTTCTCTTTAAGTACTTTTTTCAATATATTCAATGACTCAAGAGAGTAATCTGTTGCAATTAAAATTGTTTTAGTCATGTTCTTATTATTTTGTATTGTGTTTATCTTTTTTGATGATACAAAACTAGAACGACCAAATTAGAAGATCTTTGGAATGGAATTAAAATGTGATTAAAGAGATTAAAATGAGATTAGAAAATTGTTAAGAGGGCTTAATATAGGATAGATTAAAATCAAAAAAAAGGAGACAAGCATCTGTTTTTCAGAATAAAACAAATTAAAAATGAGTAAAAAACCAGAATAGAGATTCTTATTTGTTTATTTCTTCTCCTTTCTGCATACTATAGAAATTCGGGAACTTCATCTGTACGGTTGTTCCCTGATTCTCATGCGAACTTACAATTAGTTCACCATGGTGCATTCTTACGATATTTCTCGCAAGCGGAAGCCCAATTCCGTAGCCTTCATAGTTGTTCGTATTAGAAGCTCTGAAGAACGGGTCGTAGATTTTATTCATTTCTACTTCCGGAATTCCGATCCCATTGTCTTTTACAATAATGTAGACATCTGTATTGGTGGCTCCCAAAGAAACTTTTACCTGCTGGAAATTAGAATATTTGCACCCATTACTGATGATATTCGCTACTGCAAGATGTAATAACTGTTCGTTCCCCTGAACTTTCAGTTTTTTAGGATTATCAGGAAGCATACTGATATCCAGATAGATATTGTTTCGGGAATCAATTCTCCTAAGAGTTTCAATAACATCCCAAAGAAGCTGATCAATTCTCACCTTATCCATTTTCTGGATCTTTCCGTCGAATCCGGTTTGGGCAATCATTAATAATGCTTTGATCTTTTTATCCAGTTTTTCGGCTTCATCCAGAATAATTCCAAGAGTTTCTTTGTACTCGTCGGCAGTTCGGCTGATGGAAAGGGCAACATCGGCTTCTCCCATGATGGATGTAAGAGGCGTTCTCAATTCGTGGGAAACATTTCCAATCAGGTGATTCTGGGTCTCGAAAGAAGTTTCAATACGGTTGAGCATATCATTGAAGGTATCTACCAATTCATTGAGTTCCTTATTATCAGGCTGTGATTCCAGTCTTAAATGAAGATTTTCAGAACTGATTTCCTTTACTTTTCCTGTAATTTTTAAAATGGGTCTGAATAACGTTTTGGACAGATAAAAAGAGAAGATCATACTAAAGAATAATGAAAGTACGATACACGTAATCAGTGTTCTTTTTAAAAATCCGAGATAATAAACCACATAATGGTTTTTGGCAGAAGCGATTGCGATATAATCTTTATCATCATATCTGAAGCTCTGTCCTATATAATAAAATTCTTCATCATTATAATTGGATTCTCCTTCTCTGATAATATTTTTAAAGAAATAATCCGGAATATGAACTTCCTGGGATATTTTTTTGAAATTGGAATCGGTAGGAACGGCAAAGACATAGTCTTTTTCCATTGGAAGTTCCTCTTCATTCAAGCTGTTAAGCACATAGTTTTCCGGAAGGTCGAGATGGTCTTTGCTTTTCTCAATCTGAACAATGGTAGCTGTTCTGATCTTCAGCAGCTCATAAAACCTCTGATGCGAAAAATTAACGATAGAAAAGTACACCAAACCACTGAACAACAATATGATGGCTGTAAAAACCAACATCAAAAGCACCATCGTTTTAGTCTGATTTGTAATGACTTTATTAAACATCTATCACGTTTTTTTCAACACATACCCCATTCCTATCACGGTATGAATCAACTTATTATCATCCTGGCTATCCAGTTTTTTCCTTAAATAATTGACATATACATCTACCACATTAGTTCCCAGCTCATAGTTTACTCCCCAGACCGCATCCAGGATTTCTGCTCTTGAAATTACTTTTTCAGGATTATTCAGAAAATACAACAGGAGTTTATATTCTGTAGAAGTAAGAGAAATATCTTCTCCCGCGCGGGTTACTTTCTTTGTATAATCATTCACCATCAGATCCGAAAACTGAAAAACATGTTCATTATCCGGCTCCGGTTCAGCGATTTCCTGCGGGCCATTGTTGTTACTTCTTCTTAGCAAAGACTTCACACGCGCCACCAGTTCAATAAATTTGAAAGGTTTCACCAGATAGTCATCTCCACCGCTTTCCAGTCCGAGAACGATATTTTCTGAAGTTCCCAATGCCGTTAAAAACAAAATCGGAACGCTCTGATTGGTTTTTCTTATTTCTTTACATACATCCAGACCATTCATTTCCGGAAGCATAATGTCTAAAATTACCAGATCAAAATCGTTAGCCTGCACCAGCTGTACTCCTGTACGCCCGTCAAAAGCTACAGAAATCTCATATCCATTTTCCTGAAGTCCCTTTTTAATGAAAGATACTACACTGGTTTCGTCTTCGATAAGAATAATTTTTTTCATAGATGAAATAAGGAGTTTTACAAAAATAGGGAAATTTTCTTGGGGGAGAAAAAGTGAAGAATCTCAGAGAGTCAAGTAACAAATAATAATTTTCAATGAATTGATTCTCTCCTGTACCTAAACTCTATAGAATAATATTACCTTTGTTTTTAATAGAATGATGAAAAAATAATTCAGGTTAAATTGTACAGCGTATGAACGATTTTTTAATAGGTATCGGCAAGAGATTAAAGGATATTAGAAAAAAGAATAATTTAACCATTAATGATCTTGCTTTCAAAGCAAATGTAAGCAACGGGCTTGTTTCCAGGATTGAAAATGGCAGAACGATTCCATCGCTTCCTGTTTTATTAGATCTGATTCAGTCTCTTGAAATAGATGCCAGCTATTTTTTCGAAGGAGTTGAGAAAAAATCCAACGCCAAATTCATTTATGTTCCGAAAGAAAGCCAGCAAGTCATTGAAAAAGAAGTAGAAGCTGAAGGATTCAAGTATATGCACATCTTCAGCAAGAGTCTTCATTCTTTAGGGTTTGAAGCCGTTCTACTAACTCTTGAGCCCAATTCTAAAAGGGAAAAGGTCATTACGGATGCCTGGGAATTCAAATATATTCTGAAAGGAGAAGTGAAATATGTGATTGATAATGAAGAAGTCATCTTAAAAGAGGGTGATTCTTTGTATTTCAACGGAAAATTTCCTCACGTTCCTGTAAGCATCAGTGATGAAAGCTGTGTGATGCTTGTTCTTTATTTTTATACTGCTTAATAGTAAATTTAATGGAAAGTTTTTACTCGACTTTTGTCATTCTGACGAAGGAAGAATTTTATTTTCATTCAATAACATGAGATTCTTCATTACATTTCATTTCATTCAGAACGACACGTCGAGAATAGATTCATTCCAAGTGTATGCAACGCTTCATCAGCGATAAAGTCGCAGCCTTCGCTTCCTTAAAAATATACTGTTCCAATCATAAAACTTTGCGTCTAAAATAATAATCATTTTACTCACTATCCCTCAATTTCTAATTTTTCAGACAATACAAAAGTTTACAAATATGCAATTTTTGATTTTCTAGATTCTTCCTAAATGAACGAAATATTAACTAAAACATCATTGTTTTGGTTCAATTTCCATTGCATAATTATAAAGCAATATTTACTAAAAACATGATGTGAACAGCGTCAATCTCTGTTTCGACCTGTTTTCAAAGATCAGATTCAACACTTTTCAAAGTAAAACAGCTGTAACAAACAGTGTCTATTTGTTAAATAATACTTAATACAAAATATTTATATATATTAAAATTATTGGCTTGATTTGCATAAAAAATTTAATATATGTAAAAATGAAAACAAATTTAGAGAAATTACTTACCCTTGTTTTTGTCTGTCTCATCGTTTTTGTTTCAGCGCAGAAACAGTTAATTATAGGAACTGTTCTTGACGACAGTCAGCCTCTCCCCGGGGCCACAGTCAAAATAAAAGGCTTATCCAGAAATATAACAACTGATATTGAGGGAAAATTTGCCATCAATGATATCAAAGAAGGACAATATACTTTACAAATAAGCTATATAGGTTATGAATCTACAGACATCAATGTGGATCTGAAACCGGAACAAACCGTTGATTTAGGAATCATAAAACTTTCCCAGCCCCGAAAAAATATTGATGAAGTGGTGGTTACAGGAACACTTAAAAATACAGAAGCAAGAGCATTAAATCTTCAGAAAAATGCAATCAACATTACCAATGTTATTGCTTCAGACGGAATCGGAAAGCTTCCGGACAGAAATGCAGCAGAGACGGTACAGCGTGTACAGGGAGTTTCTATTGAAAGAGATCAGGGCGAAGGAAGATTTGTTTCCCTGAGAGGACTTCCGCCATTCTGGGCCTCTACAACCATCAATGGAAACAGACTTCCAACGGCTGAGGAAGAAACAACTTCAAGAGCTACAGCTTTCGACTTCTTTCCTACGGAACTGATCTCGTATGTACATGTAAACAAATCTTTTACCCCTGATATGGAAGCAGACGGAATTGGTGGCGGCGTAAACTTTATCACCAAGACTCCGCCAATGAAGACAGAATTCAAAGCAACAATTGGAAGCGGATATAATGCAAAAGCAGATAAAGGTGTTTACAATCTTGGATTTTTGTATGGAGGAAGAACAAAAGATAAGAAATTCGGGTATTTGTTCAATTTCGCTCATTTCATAAGAAACTGGTCTACAGATAATTTCGAGGCCAGAAGAAGTGGAGACGAAGGTGTTTTCAGACTGGAACTCCGTGATTATAACGGGGTAAGAAAGACAACCGGTATCAATACGGCTTTTGAATATGTTTTATCTCCGAAAACCACTTTCTATTTAAAAGGAATGTATGGTACTTTATCAGATGATGAAACCCATTATAAACACAGAATCCGATTTGATAAGTTCAGCAGTGCCAATAATACAGCAAGGGTTGAACTTCAGAACATTCACAATTTACTGATCACAGAGCTTACTTCAGTTTCTTTGGGAGCGGTTCATCAATTAAATAAAGGAAAAATTGATTGGGATTTATCTTATTATGATAACAAATTCAAGTATGGAAATATCCCTGACAAGCAGAACAATTCTTACTATGTTATCAAGTATACCCAATCTGGTGTAGGCATCAATCCTGATTATATTTCCAATCATGGAAATGGCCCAAGAGCTTACTGGAAAGCAGATGGAGGAAAATTAGATTATAAAAATCCGGATGCTTTATTTGGTTTTTACAGTGATCCGAACTTTAAGATGGATGCTTCCCAAATGAGATTTACAGATCTTGAATTCTATAAAGTTTTTGTAGAAGAAAAGGATAAAATCGTTGCGGCATTCAACCATGAGATCAATGCTTCTAATAAACTGACTTTAAAGTATGGTTTTAAATACAGAGATAAAGAGCGTAATGCAAAGTTTTCTGATATTTTCTACAACTGGAGCAACGGAACAGCCCCGCTACTGTCAGATTTTTCACCATATATCACGACACAGCCCAACGGACCGAAATATTTAAGTGAAATGAATGCCCACATCGGGAATACTTTCGGGCCGGTACTTTCCACCAATGGAATGAATCAGTTCTGGTATGATCATCAGGGAAATCTGAAAATTAATACTGCTGATTCCGAAGCGTTGGAATACAATAAAGCATTAGGTAGGAACTTTGATGTGTTTGAAAAACATGCAGATGCTTATGGGATGGCAACCTATAAACTGAATGATAAGATTACGATTTTAGGCGGAATCAGATTATCCAATACCAATACCAAAGTAAGAGGATACAGCGTGAATGATAATGTACTGACTCCTGTAGAAAATACCAAAAACTACCTGGCCGTTCTTCCGATGATTCATTTGAAATATACTTTAAACGATAAAGCCAACCTTCGTTTTGCAGCGACAAGAACTTTCTCAAGACCGAATTTCGGAGATCTTACGCCGGGAGGAACTTATATTGAAGCAGATAACGAGTTTAAAGGTGGAAATCCCAACCTTAATCCTACCTATTCTTTGAATTTTGACCTGATGGGAGAATATTATTTCTCCAACGTAGGGATTTTAAGCGGAGGAGTTTTCTATAAATCCATTACAGATCCTATTTTCCAGGATTCTTTTATCGGAAATTATAATGGAAACAACGGAGTACAGTTTACAGCTCCAAATAACGGAAAAGCAGCATGGTTGGGAGGTATTGAACTGGGAATCAACAAGAGATTCGATTTTCTTCCTGGGTTTCTACAGTACTTCGGAGTGCAGCTGAATGCTACATTCATGACTTCTGAAATGGAAAAGCCAAGCGGAAGAACGGTAGCCCTTCCTTATCAGGCAAAGGAATTGTATAACGCACAGCTTTTCTTTGAGAAAAAAGGATTTAATGCCAGACTGGCTTACAACTATAAAGGGAAATATGCTGTAGAGTATGCCGAGGAAGACATCAATGATTCTTATTATGGTAAATACAGCAATCTTGACTTCGGAGGCTCTTATCAGTTTACCAAATACCTGACTTTATACGCTGATGTAAACAATATTCTGAACAAACCTCTGATCTATCATTTTGGTAAAAATGAAGACCGCCCTGAACAGGTAGAATATTACGGAGTACGATTCAATCTTGGAGTAAAACTGAACTTCTAAACCATTATCATGGCCAGAACAATCAATAAAAAAACATTAGTAACACTAAAGGCCGCTTTTGCTGCTTTTGGTGTTTACTTCTGCATGTACGGCTTCAGAAAGCCTTTCACCGTAGCTTCTTTCGAAGGCCTTTCCTATTTCGGAGTTGATTATAAGATTTTGATTATCATTGCACAGGCAGTAGGTTATTTTATATCAAAATTCATCGGAATCAAATTTATTTCCGAACTGAAACCTCAGAAAAGACTTACTTATCTGTTTGTTTTCATTGCCATTGCAGAACTTGCGTTGTTAGGATTTGCAGCTGTTCCCGCTCCTTACAGTATTATATTTATGTTCATCAACGGAATTCCGCTGGGAATGATCTGGGGAATTGTTTTTTCCTATATTGAAGGACGCAAAACGACAGAAATCATTGGCTTATTTTTATGCTCAAGCTTTGTCGTTTCTTCAGGATTTACAAAGTCGGCAGGGAAATTTTTAATGGATACATTCTCAATTTCTGAATTCTGGATGCCGTTTTCAGCAGGACTTATCTTTATTATTCCATTGATTCTTTTCGGACTGCTCCTTGAAAGAATTCCCCAACCTTCGGACGAAGATATTTTGCTTAAAAACAAAAGACAGCCATTGAATGGTGCAGAAAGAAAAGCACTGATCCAGCAGTTTTTTGTTCCGATCGTGTGTATCATATTTCTGTATATCAGCTTAACGGTTTTAAGGGATTTCAGGGATAATTTCAACCGGGAAATCTGGGACGGACTGCATTTCAGTTTCGACAGCGCTATTTTTACCTTAACGGAGATTCCTATTGCAGTGATGGTCCTTTTGATCTTAAGTTTTATGGTGAAAGTGAAAAACAATAAAAAAGCATTTGCTTACTATCATTATATTCTTTTCGCAGGAATTCTCACTGTAGGACTTTCTACTTATCTTTTTCAGCAGGGTTCATTATCTCCCTTTTTATGGATGACGGTTTCCGGCTTTGGAATGTACATCTGCTATATTCCTTTTAACGGAATTTATTTTGACCGGATGATTGCCGCTTTTGAGATCAAAGGAAATGTAGGTTTTCTGATCTATATTGTAGATTCATTCGGGTATCTGGGAAGTGTTTTGATTCTTCTGTATAAAAACTTTGGCTCAGCCCAGACTTCATGGTTACATTTTTATATCAACTTAAATTATATCATCACCGTTACGGTTTTCATTCTTTCGGTGATTGCTTTTCTGGCTTTCAGGAACAAATCAAAGCCGAAATCAAACTTAAACTCAAACTCTAATCAATTCATCAATTTCGATACGTCGAAAATTTTATAAATAACAATACAATGACAATAAAATTTGATTTACTCGTTGTAGGAGGTGGAATTTTAGGAACATTCCATGCTTATCATGCGCTGAAGAAAAATCTTAAGGTAGCTATACTGGAAAGAAATTCTGTTCCTCAGGGCGCTACTGTGAGGAATTTCGGACAGGTAGTACCTTCCGGAATGGATCTGAAATGGCAGAATTTCGGAAGAGAAAGCCTTGCCATCTATCATGAACTTCACACGCACGCAGATCTTACCATCAGACAAAACGGATCTGTATATATCGCTTCCAATGACGAAGAACTTCAGCTGATTGAAGAACTTTATGAAATCAACAGAAACAATGATTATGAATCTGTTTTATTATCAAAAAGCGACTGTATCAAGAAATATGATGGTCTCCGTTCAGATTATTGCAAAGGAGGACTGTTTTTTCCGCAGGAACTTTCTGTAGATTCTGCAGATATGATAGTAAAACTTCATAAACTACTTCAGGAAAAGATGGGATTGCAGATTTTCTATAACACCACAGTTCTTAAAACCCATGAAGATGATCAGAAATGTACTGCTGTAGCAGCAGACGGAACAGCATTCAATGCTTCTAAAATCATTATCTGCGGTGGACACGAGTTCAAAACTTTATATCCTAAAGTATTCAATGACAGTGATCTGGAAGTGAGTAAGCTTCAGATGCTTCAGACTAAACCACAAGGAATTTATTCGCTTCAGGGAAATATCCTTACCGGGCTTTCTGTGAGAAGATATGAATCATTCAGCGAGTGCCCTTCTTTCCAGAAAATCAAGGCTTTAGAAGACCAAAATTCTTTTGAAAAGAAATACGGAGTTCATATTTTATTCAAACAAGCACTTGACGGTTCTGTGATCATAGGAGATTCTCATGAATATGCAGACGCTAAAAATTCAGATGATCTTGGATATGATCTTAATATGGAGATTGACGAATTTATGATTCTTGAAGCTAAGAAAATCATTGATCTTCCAACATATGAAATCCAGAGAAGGTGGTTTGGAATTTATTCCCAATGCAAAACCAAAGATATTTTCGAGCACAGCCCATCTGCGAATATTCATATAGTAACAGGTATCGGAGGAAAAGGAATGACGGGAAGCGGTGGCTTCTCAAAGTTTAATATTGAAAAAATTTACGCCTAAAATTTAAATGAAAAATATAGAATTATTAGTTCTGGATATGGCCGGAACAACGGTTGATGAGGACAATGTAGTATACAAAACACTTACCAGCGCTGTGAATGATTACGGCTATGTTGTAAGCCTTGAAAAAGTATTATCCAGCTGTGCCGGAATGGAAAAACTGGAAGCTATTACAAGTCTTTTAAAAGAAATGAACGGAAATGAAGATGATGCTGCCGCTATTTTTGAAAATTTCTCAGATCAGCTTAAAGAATCTTATAAAAATCTTGAAGTAAAACCCATCAATGGAACGGAAGATTTCCTGCTCAGCATGAAGTCCCAAAACAAAAAAATTGTTTTAAATACCGGATATACTTCTGAAATCGCTCATCAGCTTTTGAATAAACTCAACTGGAAAGAAAGTATTCATTTTGATGCCTTGATTACTGCTGATGATGTTTCGGAAAGCCGTCCAAGCCCTGAAATGATCATGCTTGCGATGAAGAAATTCAATATCACTGAAGCTCATAAGGTTTTAAAGGCAGGAGATTCTGTCATTGATGTTGAAGAGGGTAAAAATGCAGGCTGCGGACTGACGATTGCTGTCCTGTCAGGAGCTCAAAGCAAGGCTGAACTTGAAAAGGCTTCCCCGGATTATATTCTTAATACCATTTCTGAGGCTGAAGATCTTCTTTAAATACCTCTTTTCAAAATACTTTTAGTACTTCTTGGCACAAACGTTTTCATGGTAGTTCATTGGAAATGTTTGTGTTTTTTATCACCCCGTCAAATTATTTGACAGAAGATTCACAAAAGCTAAATAATTCGGCTTTTGTCATTCTGACGAAGGAAGAATCTTACTAATCTTCAAAATATTAGATTCTTCACTATATTTCATTTCGTTCAGAATGACACTTTTTGAAACAGTCTCGATTTAGTACAATCACTTGAACAGTTGTCAAATCCGAAGATTTTAGAATTTTTTTTTAGAACTTTTTAATTATCAATTAATTAACTTTCAGTTTATAAATATTTACAAATAGTAAACTAATTTTACAATAATTAAAAATAAATTACTATTTGTAAACTTTTATACTTTCAAAAACTCTTTTCCCTATGAAAACAAAACTATTCTCAATGGCTGTTGTAATAAGCTGCTTTCTTGGAGCTCAGACAAAAAAAGTCCTTTTTATCGGAATTGACGGATGTCGTGCAGACGTAATGATGTCTACACCTACTCCAAACATCCAAAACCTTATCAGTCAGTCAATCTATTCTGTTGACGGACTTTGCGCTGCCACTACCTGGAGCGGAAACGGATGGAGTACTATGCTTACCGGAGTATGGCACACCAAACACAATGTTCAGGACAATAATTTTACAAGCCCGAACTTCGTTAATTACCCTGACTTTCTTACCAGAGCAGAAACTTACAATCCGAATTTGAGAACTATTTCTCTAGCTCACTGGGCACCAATCAATGATAAAATCGTACAGAATGCGGATGTAAAGACTAATCTGGCAACAGATCTTGCAGTAAAGAATGCTGCTGTAACGGCTTTGCAGAATGATAATCCGGATATTCTCTTTGTAGATTTTGACGATGTAGACCACGCAGGACATTCTTACGGATTCTCATCAGGTGTTCCTCAATATGTTTCTTCAATTAAAACTACCGACACTTATATCGGAGAAATTGTTACCGCTATGAAAAACAGGCCTTCTTATAACAACGAAGATTGGTTGGTCGTTTTGACTACAGATCATGGAGCGGTAGACAGTTCTCATGGTGGCGGAAATCTTTCTGAAAGAAATA is a window from the Chryseobacterium indologenes genome containing:
- a CDS encoding HAD-IA family hydrolase; this encodes MKNIELLVLDMAGTTVDEDNVVYKTLTSAVNDYGYVVSLEKVLSSCAGMEKLEAITSLLKEMNGNEDDAAAIFENFSDQLKESYKNLEVKPINGTEDFLLSMKSQNKKIVLNTGYTSEIAHQLLNKLNWKESIHFDALITADDVSESRPSPEMIMLAMKKFNITEAHKVLKAGDSVIDVEEGKNAGCGLTIAVLSGAQSKAELEKASPDYILNTISEAEDLL